The region TCCGTCATCGTATGGATGTGATTAGTGTCTGAGACACTGAAGCGactgtttcttttttcaactCGCCCACAAGACGAATACATATTTATAGGCAGCTTAACGCGACAACCGGCGTTTTCTGTATTCGACCAATAAATCAGGGAATTAGCATCTGGATTTATCCTTAAGTGGATGTATGGAGCAGCCACATGTCGGTTTTACCAACTGACGGATTATACAATTACTCTCATCCGCATCTTACACAGATAGACCTAGGAAGCAGTAATTACACGTACGATGCTTCGGGCGATGATCCTCTTATCGACGCGGATTCGAACCTCACCGACGCGTTCGACTCGAGAGCGCGCCGCGGTTTACCGATCGGCGAAGCGGTCGTATCGGCCGTTttccttttcattttcatcatcatcacaatTATCGGTAATATACTGGTAATACTGTCGGTGTTCACTTACAGACCGTTGAAGAACGTTCAGAACTTTTTTATCGTATCACTCGCATGCGCAGACCTGGCTGTCGCTATTCTAGTGATGCcgtttaatattattaatttcatacttgAATACTGGATATTCGGTAACGTTTTCTGCAATGTTTGGTTGACTTGTGACGTGCTCTGCTGCACGGCgtccattttgaatttatgtgCCATCGCCACTGATCGCTATTGGGCAATCCATGACCCTATAAACTATGCCAACAAACGAACGCTTAAACGAGTGTTGATAATGATAGCGTTAGTGTGGGGAGTTAGCGCGGTTATATCAATTCCACCCTTAGTCGGCTGGAATAACTGGGATAAGAATACCGGTGATAAAATGACATGCGCGTTAACGGACGAGAAAGGCTACGTCATCTATTCCGCTTCCGGCTCGTTTTTTATTCCGTTATTAATAATGTCGTTCGTTTATCTAAAGATTTTTCTGGCCACCAGGCGGCGCTTGCGCGAACGGGCAAAACGGTCAGCGGCGGTGAACGTGATGGTTCGACATATCGACACTAATTATACCAATAACGCATGCACAAAACAGACAGCGATAGAACCAGTGGACGCCAGCTCTTCGGATACTCCTGATGACGTCGTATTGGCCGTCGACGAATCGAACAATATTCTACAAAAATCGAACAATGATTCGACGCATAATCACAACAACAAATCACAACATCATTCAGCGAATCGTGGTCCCCACCATCATCACACCCCGAACAAAGCGACAAACGACGCCCGAGCTCCGTTAACTAAACAAAACAATTCATCTCGTAATAAGGGAAATAACGTGACTCAGTTTTACGAAGAAAAGCAACGTATTTCGCTATCGAAAGAGCGACGGGCCGCTCGAACGCTGGGTATAATCATGGGAGTGTTCTGTTTGTGTTGGCTTCCTTTCTTTCTAATGTACGTCATTTTACCGTTTTGCAGTAGTTGTCAAAGAATGGACGTGCGAGCTGAGAATTTCATCGTGTGGCTAGGCTACGTGAACTCTGGTTTAAACCCAGTTATTTATACCGTTTTCAATATAGACTTCAGACGCGCGTTCAAACGTCTGTTAACCGGCAAAGCGATAAGAAGGTGATCTCATCACCTACGTCACCAATGACGAAGCGCTTTGTCCGTGTTTGTAACGTACCGTATAGAAAATCCCTCGCTCAGAAATGAACGAAAAGGTTTCGTTTAGATTattttcgacgtttcgactaaatCCTAAATTTAAAGTCGTCTTAACGAATGTGGATGTCAAgacaaaattatgaaatatatggaAATATAATCCTGAAAAAAACATACTAATTAGGTTAAAATGTGACGTAAACAAGGGTTTATAGACAACATCAAGTCAAAAATAGATTAACTCCAAATACATCATAAACTaaaggaaatatttgaaaCCTTGTTATTCATTGTGAATGTGAGATTTTCTGTATCGTATCTCTGGAAACCGCGCGGGCTTCGATGTGATATCAATATAGCAAAACATTTTACTAAACGGAAATAACGCATTACTTCCAAGCGGAGACGCGCTGATCAGCAGCTGGGCAACATCTGACGTTTGAATTATAAGATTGGAACCCGCTATACATAAATCTAAACGATTAAAAGCGAAATATATccattagaaattatattcagAAGACAAGAAGTTTCTGAGATCGTCAAATAACCGAAACAGGGGGTAAAGTCGCTCCGCTATATTCTCATAGTCAGTACTCATAATTCTCTTTTTTCGAAGTACATGTTTCAGAAagaatttactcaattaaccagTTCTTACCTGTACATTGACCTCTTGTTTTAGTTAGATATTCACATCCGGTCAATGGTTTCTAGAACAGTCTAAAACGTTGTGTCTTTTAATATTAAtctttgatgaataaattacgTTTTGAATCTGTTGTATTTGTATGTATGGTGGGTTTGAATCTGCGCATGTCTGAGTGTATACGGGATATTCTACCGAATGTTGCATTTCATTGTAAATACGGCGCCAAAAATAACACGGCGTTTTATCAGCATTTTTTTAATCAACGTTAATATAATCTCGGCCGAAAATCAGCAATGTTTCACTGACACCGGATTCAGTGATATTATCGGTATTTACTTACTGGCGATCCTCGAGTAAACACAAGTAGAAAACGTTTTGTGTTTTATGTAGGCGTCATTTTCCCCCTTCTTATCCTAGCGCTAGAACGTCACCTACTGTTATACTGTCTACCGTCATTACCtgtaaataattaattaacacTCACGCCTTTGTGAGACTGGTGTCAGTTTTCCTGTAACCTCTCTAGTTTTTCTCTCATCTTCAAATTTTAAATGGAATTTCAACATCATATTTCGCCGGTATAAATCGAAAATAAAGTGTcggttttcatattttatttcataattttaatTTCTCTTTGTCatgattatatattatatatagaacTGCGAAGCGATAACCTTGACATTGTTCTATAGTAATAATAAAATCGGGGGTGGTTTCGTGACTAATTCAATCCAAGTCGCTCCATTTTCCACGACGATTTTAATGACAACTTGGTTTTGATATTCGCTAATTGGACTGTCAACTGTTTTCTATTCCGAATAATATTCTTaatctaatttattttgcGAAGTTGTGTTTCTAATGTTAAGTCATTAATTCGTGTATACGGCTTGTTatcacaaaataaaaaatctcgttataaaatgttttgataagAAACAAGTTTTTTCCTTGTATAAATTATGGTCATTTCGAATTTCTGTCTTCTATGCGCGAATCGAAAATATTTGAGTGCGGTATCAATAGTGTAGAGAAATTCTGACCAGtaccgcgatcacacggacacGATACGGTCCGAGTCAAACTGACCAGGACCAGtaccgcgatcacacggacacGATACGGTCCAGGTCAAACTGACCAGGTCCAGGACCGTGATCACACGGACACGATACGGTCCGGGTCAAACTGACCAGGACCAGgaccgcgatcacacggacacGATACGGTCCGGATCAAACTGACCAGGACCAGtaccgcgatcacacggacacGATACGGTCCGGGTCAAACTGACCAGGACCAGtaccgcgatcacacggacacGATACGGTCCGAGTCAAACTGACCAGGACCAGtaccgcgatcacacggacacGATACGGTCCGGGTCAAACTGACCAGGACCAGtaccgcgatcacacggacacGATACGGTCCAGGTCAAACTGACCAGGACCAGtaccgcgatcacacggacacGATACGGTCCGGGTCAAACTGACCAGGACCAGtaccgcgatcacacggacacGATACGGTCCGGGTCAAACTGACCAGGACCAGtaccgcgatcacacggacacGATACGGTCCAGGTCAAACTGACCAGGTCCAGaaccgcgatcacacggacacGATACGGTCCGGGTCAAACTGACCAGGACCAGgaccgcgatcacacggacacGATACGGTCCGGGTCAAACTGACCAGGACCAGgaccgcgatcacacggacacGATACGGTCCGGGTCAAACTGACCAGGATCAGtaccgcgatcacacggacacGATACGGTCCGGGTCAAACTGACCAGGACCAGACCcgaattgaatttgactcGTACTTCTTGATTATTCACacgtaaataaatcattcaatcGATCCTAAATTCAGATCAAAACAGAATAATGAGATCCGTGCTTAAATCTGGCCCGAGTCTGGTCCAATGTGATGAGGATCTTTACTGAAGACGATCACTCAAATACCCGCATGATTCTATTCGTATTTCAAGTAGTAGCGCAGACGTTTGTCGACGTTACTTTGAGTGAATTCAGCTCCGTTTTACAGAACGATGTAAAGTTTCATTTGTCCGTAGTAAACATCGATGAAGATTCGAAATGGGTTCCTGGTATAAATCGTTCCAAAGCTACCGATACATCCCGAGTTAAACCAACAAAAGAGATCTTTGACAAACGTCTTTACTTATAGAAATGTCTGGAAGTCGAGCAAACAAACTGTACGAAAACTGGTTTCTGGACTGTGATGCATCTTCTGCGATGTATCACTATCCATTACTAAAGACTAGATGTCTTATGGTATATCATCGTATTTCCGTAGTATGTCATGACATATCTTCAATTTTTAATCAAGACTATAAAGTATATTTACAGAGGAATCGGATTAATACAATGTTTGTTTACTCGAGATGTCCTCACACTCATATTTATGACATACACGTTCGTATTTGTGTCGAGGCCTATTCTCCGCATGCATAAGATATTAAAATATTGCGTTCTTTAAAGTAGGGTATTAACGGATGTAAGAGGTAGACGTTCGACAAGATCTAAATCACTTCCTCGTCGTATGAGATTGATCTCGGCGCTGTGGAGAACGTGCGGGGAACCCGGGTAATATCTCTCTTCACTACCACCACGACATATACGTAATGGCGGATCATAGGATtaaaaattgatagattaatgAAGCTGACACGCCGTGACACATTCTACTGCAGTACCGTTCATATCACGACGTTATAAGTGTGACAAAATTCATCCGATCAAAGCTGCTTCGTTTTAATTCCGAGACAAAAATTATTAGACGCTTTTCACCATTTACAACCTTGACACGCGAGTGGGGATGCTGAAGCTGGAGTCCATGATTCGCAGTAtcatcttttattttcattttttcagccgcgatttgatgaatgaatggCAGCCATACTTAAACCAGGTTGATGAATGGTTTGTTAATTGTAGCGCGGTATTTATCAGTCATTTGCAATTCCCTCGTTCCCGAGCTTTCTTTTGACGTTAGACTTCTTTTAATGGAAATAGTGGCTATATGTGACGCGGAGTGCCTGATCATCCTGTATCTCCCCAGATATAACGACAAAGATCTTTTTTGGTAAAAGCTATATGTTTGTTGACTGTGATGTCGAGGAGATCAAAGAACTTTACGACCGAAAATAGCCAATAACACTGAGTAATCAAATTCCCAATTCGAAAACAATGtttttatattgataaataaaagAAGTCTTCACACAAATACTAAAAAATGTACACATGTTACCATCATAAATCATGAAATGACAAGTGCAGTCAAAGCTACACTAGTGCCATGCACTGATGTGCCCGATTCAACACGTCATTcccatttttatcaatctattaatgcaaataaaTTGTAGCTATTGCAATTTAAAACAACGTTATAGCATAACGTAGGAATTCATATGACACATGCAGTCCAccgtttttatatccataaTAAGCCAGTTTCACAGTCAAGGCTTCGATTTAAGACCACCTTAGTTCTACGgccaatctaacagcttaagacctGATTTACGATAAGACAACGTTCGGgcttaagtcatgactatgtAACTGAGCCGTGTAGTTCAAATTCGCTATCAGACATATTCAGACCTATTTTTACTgctatgaatatttcaacgcAGGCACCAAGAAAGGCGATGAATGGTCCTTGAATAATGCGAGAAAGGCGTTAATTCCAGATCCTAATTCCGTGTTAGGAGAATTAGACTTAATAGGAAGCTTTAGGGATCTACTGGCGTCGTCAAATAATCACTTTTGAATCGAACAGTTGGCATGAAATTCCGCAACTCGGGGATCCATTTAAAAAATTCTACGATTTAAAGCGTTAATGGAGTGTTGATTCAATTACTCGTGAGATAGATTGACAATCTTCTGCTGAAACCAAGCTTTCAATACGAGGAATAATTACGAcactaaatttcaatttacatATGAAGAAAGGAAACTGGACAAATTTATTAGACATTTCCTACCCTAACGTCGCCATTGCTCAATTCGCAATACAACATCGCGACGGTGAATACTGCGCTAACTTCTTATTTTCTTCTATACTGAGATTAATAGCCGCGTGTTCGCGAACATCCCTCGATCGATGATTGCAAGATCAAACTAGATTTGGCTGAGAAATATATTGGGTATTGATATCTGTCGTATCTCTAAATCACCAACGAGATTTATGTCGCATCCAGATGCCGGAATAGCAAAGATAATGGTGCAGAAGAAGATATCACAGCCGTTAGCTGTTGAAGGAATAGATGTGCTTAGGGCTCGCGATGGTCTGACGAAACCATTATACGTATATGATGGCgtaattaattcaaattctaaaagaaatagaacactTTTTAATACGCCGAAAGAAAAACAAGATCCAATACACGACGTTCGGCTGTCATCGCTTGTTAACCCCCCTGATAGCTTTCACAATAGATAAGAATTGTCTTTCTCGAGAAAAGCAACGTTGGTTCGCGACATGCGGACCTTGGATCCAGTTGGATCTCAGTACTAGGGAACTCGGTACTGGAATTGTTGATATATATACTCGAAGAAAGTAATTTCCTGcagtttatgaattttctgataaaaatgCGATTTACATTCCTCGAATATTCCTCCGGTCACATATTTCATTCCAGCTACATATACACGACGGAAGTCATGGAATTTAATGTTCGCGAATAGTTGGAAACTTTTCCTATTATATATCCTCAATCCATCTCGCTGAGAATTAGACTTTTCGGGAAAATGAATATCGTCATCGAACACTTTCTCTCTCACTAGAAAATTCTATATATACTTTATGAGCTTTCAGTCACCTCGGCTAAAGGAATTTAACGCCGAAAAATGTCGTATGTGAGTAATTTGATCGCGTGGTATTCAAATAGTTTCAGCCtcatctaaaatcaatttcacagCCTTCTCCTCAACTATACCGTATTTTCACCAGCCAATAAAATGTCATACAGTATCTTGTACGAGCGGTTAATACGGAATATGAGAATGGCTGATTTAGTTTCCGGGTTTATTGAATATCGCTTCGAAACTAAAAGTAAGAAAAGTACGTGGCAAGATTATAAACTGTGGCGAGTATAATAATCATGCGTCGACTGTTTTTAAGCAGGTGCCTCTTCTCGTTGAATCTGTCCTCTTTGTCGAGACGTAAATCATTTAAACCGGCGAATTTGACGCTCATCGTCAGAAATATTATCTGATGTTTTCGTATGTATGACACCGATGGGGGGGGGCGGCTTACTGTCGTCGATGGGGCTGATTTATCCGAGGTTTGCCGCTCTTACTTAGGAACCGTTTTTCCTTCCACGATCTTGGCCCCAGAAAACGCAGAAATCGTCTTTTTAAGACAAACCATGGACTTTGAATGATTAAAATGGGGTTCTCAGACAAAGTACGAAGCAGTTTCGAGCGATGATGACACGATGGCTTCTGATGGTGGCTGATGCTTGAGGGGGGAACCAGAGAACTGCTGGGATCGGGAATCGGACTTAAAGCCTGTAGAAGTCGACTTACTCGGAATTCCGCAAGTCAGTCACTGATTATAATCACTATACGAAGAGGCAGTGTTATTACTGATTAGAGGATTGAGTGTGAATAATCTGTGCCGACTGTTGTATCAAATACTGtagatttagatattctattcaTTTGATTTGCAATAAGAATAGAGAACAGAATGCTGGACGACTGGTGAAGTTAGAAGAACTTATTACCATAAAACAGCCGAAAAGCCGATAAAAACTCACAATGCGCACTCCTAAAAATAACTACAAATTCAAGGACATTACATATAATCCAAtacataaatatttgatatgatacattattttgggATTAATCATGGAAATGTATACTTGAAACGTGTTTAgaaatcttcttttttttgtttagTCCAAGAGAAAATGAGAATAATGTTTACTCGCGGTTGTCGTAAGACTCGGTTCGCAACTCGTCAGTGCATATACAGCCCGTCATCAACCGTACAACTTCCAATCAGCAGCGACACTAGATTCTGCCTTTGATATCGTGTTTAATTTTCCGTGATGAGAATCGTCTAAATATGCGGTAGAGTACAGTATGATTATCAGGAGTACAGTAACCACAGCTTCACACAACACACCTTTCACTAGAATATCTCTTTGCTCCGATGCGTgagagtcgatgtgcactacgtcatcaatattggcgtttcagaATTGTGAATATTTGCGTTCagtttgtaatgaaatgaatttcatgacttattttctgaattttcatcTCTTTTCATGATGAATTCTACTGGAAATCAGGTCGTTGTGTGAGTGAGTGGATGTggactacgtcatcaatattgggaCTAGACCGGCGTGAATGAggactacgtcatcaatattgggaCTAGAcaggttgccggtcaattcaatcaaattgtcaatatattcaaattccaaTCAGCTTTATTGATGCTtaataatatattatattattcaacatcgacaatatttatcaataaaaatGCTATTTTTAATGGCGTCAGTTACGAGTTTTCATGTTCTTATCGACTTTTCCATATTCCGTttctatttatcaaaatcccgtacaatctgaaaatataatcatCCAGCTATGCTGCTTTACGAGATACGGCGGAAcactgaaagaaaaaatcattgaTGAAATTCTTGCGAGAGTCTCAATCAAGTCTTATttttagaagaaaaaaaagaagttttTCTGGCGTCCCATTATACAACGATTTCATTTACTCGAATTTCTGTCTCTGATTAATCAACAGTTGGCAGCAAATTCGTCAGATTTCGCGTCCTCGAATAATGAACATCATTTATTGTGGCGCGATATCCGCGGATTACTATAGACGACACTAATCAACGCCGAGACTTAGCGAGAGATTAATGATCGCGATCATATATAGAATACGAGCCTACCGTGAAAAAtaaaggattcgaacccaaacATTCCAATCAACGGATTAATGACGTTACGTCATAACAACGTTGATAAGCTGTATTCTTACGCTGGGGGATAATCGACGTAGTTTTTACCGCCGCGATAAGAAAAttccaagaaaaaaaaacagccaCGAAAATTAGAGTACGCATAGTGTATATGAGAAAAAAACATCAACCAATAAAGTTAAACCGGCGACCGACTGGGGAAACAAGAGGAATTCAAATACACTCAATTTTATACAAATAATGGACGGCAAATAATGTGAAATGGCGAATCAATATTTTACTCTTCGCTGTCAGCTGCGAAGTAGACCTTTTATGTTGAAAGTAAAGAAAATAACCAATAAGTAATATGGTCTTGCACACGCCTACTTAGGTTCATATCTGTAAATAtcttatttctgaaaaatatcatttcgctgattgattttctgtatatttcatgtcatttcGGAATTGCACGCACGATTtgctttttttattattactTCGCGTATGTTTCAGCCACTTATGCGGACAACTTTCCATTAGTTACGGTTTTTGTCGAATAACAAGCAAATAGTTCAATCTATTGAGTAGGCGGCGTGACGTGTCATTTCATCGAAAACATTATGATTGAGTAAAagtttctacagttgtgaaGATCAAAGTTCATTCCCAAATATTTAAAACATGGGGTTTACTACGTCCGTGTGAACCGAGTCAAAATAATCCTGCCGTTCCCTAGTTGTGACTCGAGTTTCAATCACAAATTTAGCCCGGCCAAAAAAGGCTCGCGTGGATCGCGGATTACGATAGATATTTCCATGAGAATCATGTGTTCAGTGTTTGTTGTCTGTGGTTCAGTGTTAATAGTCGATACCCAGTAACAACCGGTAACAACCGGTAACAGCCGGTCGCGCATTCTACATttgcatttttcatcaaatcgtCGTTGATTATTATTGACAGTATAAACCGTTACGACTTTAGATCGCAGCTGAATTGAGGAAACCCGAACGAGTGCGCGTGCGCGTAAACCGACGCCGGAATTAGATGGGAAAGAATCTTATACCCGATTCTTTAAGCCATTGACACGTGAGATGTGTTTAGAAATATATCGTGTTTGTATAGTTTCAAAATGagaaataaattgttttttagATGAACGATATGATCATGAGGTTTTAGATGAACGATATATGATCATGACTGTATGATTACGCATTCGTTCAACTAATTTGCTACCTGTTTCTAATCTATGATATTCCGGTCCAATGATAGCCAGTTAGTTGTGACATTCAATTCGATTTAAAAAGTGGTTTCCTACATTTTTAAAGTGGTTTCCTTCCTTCGTAAAACCTTTCCGTATTATTAGATACACATCTTCGGGctggaaaaagaaacaaagtaaTTTCTTCTCATAACCATTATATAACAGCCAATCCGTTCTAACATCATCTTTCAATCTGAAAGAAAGTTCTGTAATCTAAAATGTCTATCAGCTATTATATCTGCATTGAAATGAAAGACGAATCTggtacaatttttttttctcctcGTGAAATAAATAATAGAAATGTTTTGCTTCGagtattgtttgttttttacGTAGTTACAAATGATGTCGTTGACATCAAAGTCTGTCAGTACATGTAGCACTATTGATTGTGACGATAGAACGCCAGACACGGAGTCCACGTTCGCTTCATTTCACCTGAGCTTGTATTCTCCACGGCTACGGCATTTCTAGGACATAATGTTACCGGTGTCCGGTCATTGCAGAACCATACGCCTGATTACTGGCAACTATCGGGTCGTTGCATTTGCCGCTATCATGTTTAATGCATTTTTTGTAGATGATTATGTCAGTGGTATATCCTCGTCCACGCGCCAGATTTACCCCCACGGCGAGAATATCATACATTGATTCGCGCAGCTGTGCTTCAATTTGCCAATCAAATCAGTCTGTACACGGACCACATGAGGCGGCGTCGACTAATTGCTGTTGGAATGAACGCTAACTCTCTGACAACAGAgaactttatttttttctaaataaaagCTTAATTGCACTTCTTAAAGTAAAACTGCTTGTCTTTGTCTGTCTCAGTCTCGAGTGGCTGTGGATGCGATTCTAGTCTAGAGTTACAGTTGAAAAGACTTAGAACAGTTGAAATAATCCAGTATTGGCAATAACTGCGAATATGAATGAGAAATTGAGGTGTAATTTGAGTTTTCAGAAGCAATCCTGAAATTTAAGGAAAAAAAGTATGTTGACATCACGTATAGGACATTAACTGCTCGCAAAGCATGATGCGACCGATGTGAAAAGCTATAATTACGGTGTTCGTCTATCGCGCGCGGAGTCCATTTAGTTTCCTGTCTCACACGAAATCATATACTTCATAATTTCACGACGCCGTTTCTGCACTTGTCAGTTTCATCATTTGTCGGAAATCTCACCACAATTAGCATTTACTCCGTTTTCTGCTTATTCTACTAATAACAAcacggttttttttttcggttgACAGTTTAATTCAAACGACGCCAGAcgcttttaacagttttttcttaacgctttaagtttgaatttaaatCTCTCTTAATCCGAACGAGTGAAAGAAATCCACCCCACGCTATAACCTACTTTAACGACGCCCAAGCATTATTGagtttttgacattttgaataGAAGTTGAACCATTTTAATCCGTTGGGCCCAAACCAGACTAATTTTTTTCGCataatgattgaattgaatttcatttacatTCACTAGATCCAGTTAACAAACTATAGCAACTAGTAACATACacaatatatcaattaaactagagtataaacaataaatgacgtaatagaacgataaccacactcaaacgtggtgaacggataataagataaaatcccactatttacagattaaaagaatttaaaaaccagaatttatttattcaatcaaaaatatttaaaagacacgacgtttcgatctcaccctagagatcatcgtctaaattcttttaatctgtaaatagtgggattttatcttaataAATGAGGTTATGATGTGACAGGCAGTATAATGAAGGATGGCCCCAGTAAGTTGGAGGTATACAGTGCCCTAATCGTAATAAACTCATTTTCTAGGAATGGAAATACACTTGACGCGCGTTCTATCCCGCGGCACTGCGATGATTCCACAGTAAAATGGTCACTGATTGATATAAAGTTATACGGGGAAAATTCTGGTAGAAATGATTTAAGGATTTGCGTCGTTTTTTCTGTAGTAAAATATGCGGGCGCTGATTCTATTGGATACTCTGTTCGATGTCCTCTgatcgtgtatatatatatgtatatcttaCCGCGgttataaatgatattgataacTTCGAGCGCCGTCGTTGAACAAACGGTCTAAGGCCACGCGCGTGAAGATCGATTTCGGGTATTTCTCTTATGATCTTTG is a window of Tubulanus polymorphus chromosome 2, tnTubPoly1.2, whole genome shotgun sequence DNA encoding:
- the LOC141900848 gene encoding putative G-protein coupled receptor No18; translation: MSVLPTDGLYNYSHPHLTQIDLGSSNYTYDASGDDPLIDADSNLTDAFDSRARRGLPIGEAVVSAVFLFIFIIITIIGNILVILSVFTYRPLKNVQNFFIVSLACADLAVAILVMPFNIINFILEYWIFGNVFCNVWLTCDVLCCTASILNLCAIATDRYWAIHDPINYANKRTLKRVLIMIALVWGVSAVISIPPLVGWNNWDKNTGDKMTCALTDEKGYVIYSASGSFFIPLLIMSFVYLKIFLATRRRLRERAKRSAAVNVMVRHIDTNYTNNACTKQTAIEPVDASSSDTPDDVVLAVDESNNILQKSNNDSTHNHNNKSQHHSANRGPHHHHTPNKATNDARAPLTKQNNSSRNKGNNVTQFYEEKQRISLSKERRAARTLGIIMGVFCLCWLPFFLMYVILPFCSSCQRMDVRAENFIVWLGYVNSGLNPVIYTVFNIDFRRAFKRLLTGKAIRR